One Candidatus Thioglobus autotrophicus genomic window, AACTTTTCCTGCAGGAACACTCAGTGGCGCCCCCAAAGTAAGAGCAATGGAAATTATTAATGAGGTTGAGCCATTGAAACGTAATATTTATTCGGGGGCAATTGGTTATTTATCTTGGCATGGCGGTATGGATATGGCTATTGCTATTCGAACTGCTATTGTTAAAGATGAGATGCTCTATGTGCAAGCAGGCGCAGGCATTGTGCATGATTCTGTTCCGCAGTTAGAATGGGATGAGACCATGCATAAAGCTCGCGCTTTAATCGCCGCTGCAGTACAAGTATAAAAAACAATATAAAAGTTTTATAATAGAGTTGCATTTAATTCAAAAATGTATAACATGGTTATCTCAGTAAGGGTTTTAACCCCCCTTTTATGGGGATTTTTTTATATAAAGAGGAGAGAAACATGAAGAAAACTATTTCTTCAATTTCGGCAGTAGCCGCTTTAGCAGCATTATTCGTAATGCCGTTACAAGCTGGTGCTAAAGAAATGACAGACGAAGAGGTTACTTTTGGTCGTAAAGCGGGCAATTGTTTAGCATGCCATATGATTCCAGGCGGAAACCTGCCAGGTAACATTGGTCCACCGCTACTTGCGATGAAGGCAAGATTTCCAAATAAAGCTGATTTAAGAGCTCAAATTTGGGATGCAACAGCAAAAAACCCAAACACAATTATGCCTCCTTTTGGAAAGCATGGTGTTTTGTCTGATAAGCAAATCGATCAAGTGACTAACTATATTTACACAAAATAAGGAGAAAACAATGAAAAGAAGATTATTTTTAAAAAGTGCAATGGCAGGTTCTGCAGTTGCAACAGCAGTAGGCGCAGGCTTACTAACACCTTCAATGGTATTTGCAAACACTGCAGATTTTAAAGCGAAATCAGATGCAGCAACTGCATCTATAGCAGCAGCAGGCAAAGGTTCATTTAAATTTAAAGCGCCTAAAATCGCTGAGAACGGTGCAGTAGTTCCAGTAACTGTAGATGCATCTAAGATGGAAGGTGTGACAAACATCTCTATCTCTGTTACTAAAAACGGTACACCATTGGCAGCTTCATTTAACTTATCTGGTGCAGCAGCAGGTTATGTTTCTACTCGTATTAAAATGGGTACAACATCTCCAGTAGTAGCATTAGTTACTGCAGGTGGAGTAACTACTCAAGTTTCTCAGGAAGTTAAAGTAACAATTGGCGGCTGTGGCGGTTAATTCGGTAACCGAATCAAACAAATAAGGAGAATATAAGATGGGATCAATTAAATTAAAACCAAAAGCTAGAAAAGGTGTAATCGGTATTAAGGCGCTTATTAAGCACCCTATGGAAACTGGTGCACGTAAAAAGAAAGGTAAATTAGTACCTGCAAATCATATTGTACATATGGTAGTTTCTCATAATGGTACAGTTGTGGTAGATGCGGATATTGGTAGTACTATTTCTAAAAATCCGTATTTTAAGTTTAATGTTGCTGGCGCTAAAGGCGACACAATCGAACTTAAGTACACAGACAACAAGGGTAAGACTGGTTCTGAGACTGCAAAGTCTAAGTAATCTCTTATTCAAAGAGGAGAGAGAAATGAAAAAACTAATAACAGTAGTAGCTGGTATCGGTTTTTTAGTTGGAGCAGCATCTGCGGATGTCGCTTCTGACCAAAAAGATTTGATCGGTTATTTTAAAGCACTTAAACCTAATGTTGAGTTTGCAGACTACACCAATGGTGTTTATGCATATGATGCAGGTTCAAGAGATCAATTTGAAGAAATTTTAGATGGTATTCCTCCATATGAGGAAGCTGTTGAAAAAGGCGGAAAGGAGTTTGTTAAGTTCGGTCTTAATAAGTGTGCTGCACTTAAAGATCCTGCTGCAGCTCGTGTGAAGCATCCTTACTTTGACGAAGCAACTCAAAAAGTTGTAACTCTTGAAGGTGTTCTTAAGGCGTGTTACCTAGAGCAAACGGGTAAGAAGCTAGGCTCTAATAAAGGAAAAATCGCGCGCATTAGTGCATGGATTTCTGATCAAGCGGCTGGAGAAAAAGTCAATGTAAAGGTTGAAGGTGCTGCTGCAAATGCTGCTTACAACCAAGGTAAAGCTTACTTCTATGGAAAGCGTGGTGAGTTCAATATGTCATGTGCAGATTGTCATGTATACAATGCTGGTAAAAAAGCTCGTGCTGACATCTTATCACCTGCTCTAGGTCATACAACACACGTACCGATGTATCGTGCGAAGTGGGCTGGTTTAGGTACGCTACAACGTCGTTATGGTGGTTGTTTGAAGAATATGCGTGCTAAGCCAATTAGTTCTCAATCTGAGTTAATGAATAACTTAGAGTATTTCCATCAAGCAATGAGTAACGGTCTAGAAATCACTGACGCTCGTTACAGAAAATAGGAGAATAATATGAAAAAGATACTAATAACAGCTCTATCAGTATTCGCCTTAACGGCTCAAGCTAATTTTTTAGGCGCTTCACATGACTGGAACAACGGCTCTTCTGACCCGTTTAAGTCTGCTATTTCTGCTGCTGAAACTGGCTATAAAGCCAACTTAGCAGTTAATATGGCATGGCGTGATACGGGCAAGATGATTAAGGATGCTAAAAAACTAAATGCTGCAGGTAAAACTGCTGCTGCAGTTAAGTTAGCAAATGCAGCTCATCATCAGACAGTACAAGCTACTGCTCAAGTTGATGCGGCTTTAACTGCTGGTCCTCGTTTCTAATACAAGCTTGGATTTTTAAAAAAATACCCCTTTATTGGGGTATTTTTTTGTCTTAAATAAAGCTAACTATTCATGAAATTGATGGATAATTAATTTCTACATTTGATTTAATAAAACCCCTTTTTATGTCTAATTCTGGTTTTTGCCATCTACACTGTCAAAGTGAGTTTTCAGTCGTTAACTCCTTAATACGTATACCAAAATTAATCGATTCAGCGGTTGAACTAGGCATGGATAGTGTGGCGTTAACGGATGAATCTAATTTATATGCTGCGGTTAAATTTTACCAAAAAGCAATTTCCGCCAATATTAAACCTATTTTTGGCGCACGTATTAATGTCGTAGATGAAGAAGGTGAGTTTTATTCAATTTTATTATTGTGTCAAAATCATCAAGGTTTTTTAAACTTATCAGAGCTTATTTCCCTATCTTATATGCAAGAGCAATCGCTCGAAGGTGTATCAATTAGTGAGGCGCAACTTGAAGCGCATCATGAAGGATTGCTTCTAATTGCCACTCCTGTTTATAGTGACGTTGCCAAGCATTTATTGAATAATCAAATTTTGGAGGCGCAGCAAAAAGCCTCTCATTGGCGTAAGGTTTTTAATAATCGATACTATCTTGCGGTACAAAGAACTTCTAGAGAGTTTGACGAGCGCCACCTGCATTTGTGTATTAATTTAGCATTGGAATTAGATATTGCTGTTGTTGCAACTAACGATGTCCAATTTCTTGTTAAGGATGATTTTGATGCCCATGAGGCGCGTATTTGTATTTCACAAGGCGGACTGTTAGATGATGCACGTCGTACACGCCATTTTTCTGATCAACAATACTTGAAGTCAGTTGCACAAATGCAAAGTCTATTCTCCGATTTGCCTGAGGTGCTGAAAAATACCGTAGAAGTTTCACAACGCTGTAATGTTCATTTTGAGCTTCACCAGAAGAATTATTTGCCAGATTTTCCTATTCCTGAAGGGTTGAGTATTGCTGAATTTTTCACTCTTGAGTCTGAGCGTGGACTAGCTTCTCGCCTGCAAGGGTTGGAGGTGGATAAGGCTGAGTATGAAGCAAGGCTTAAGTTTGAGTTAGACGTTATTATTCAGATGGACTTTCCTGGCTATTTTCTAATTGTGGCTGATTTCATTCAGTGGTCTAAAGATAACGATATTCCTGTTGGCCCTGGACGAGGTT contains:
- the soxX gene encoding sulfur oxidation c-type cytochrome SoxX, with the protein product MKKTISSISAVAALAALFVMPLQAGAKEMTDEEVTFGRKAGNCLACHMIPGGNLPGNIGPPLLAMKARFPNKADLRAQIWDATAKNPNTIMPPFGKHGVLSDKQIDQVTNYIYTK
- the soxY gene encoding thiosulfate oxidation carrier protein SoxY; this encodes MKRRLFLKSAMAGSAVATAVGAGLLTPSMVFANTADFKAKSDAATASIAAAGKGSFKFKAPKIAENGAVVPVTVDASKMEGVTNISISVTKNGTPLAASFNLSGAAAGYVSTRIKMGTTSPVVALVTAGGVTTQVSQEVKVTIGGCGG
- the soxZ gene encoding thiosulfate oxidation carrier complex protein SoxZ; this translates as MGSIKLKPKARKGVIGIKALIKHPMETGARKKKGKLVPANHIVHMVVSHNGTVVVDADIGSTISKNPYFKFNVAGAKGDTIELKYTDNKGKTGSETAKSK
- the soxA gene encoding sulfur oxidation c-type cytochrome SoxA — its product is MKKLITVVAGIGFLVGAASADVASDQKDLIGYFKALKPNVEFADYTNGVYAYDAGSRDQFEEILDGIPPYEEAVEKGGKEFVKFGLNKCAALKDPAAARVKHPYFDEATQKVVTLEGVLKACYLEQTGKKLGSNKGKIARISAWISDQAAGEKVNVKVEGAAANAAYNQGKAYFYGKRGEFNMSCADCHVYNAGKKARADILSPALGHTTHVPMYRAKWAGLGTLQRRYGGCLKNMRAKPISSQSELMNNLEYFHQAMSNGLEITDARYRK